The genomic region CCCGGCTGACCTTCGCCGAGTTCGACGCGAAGGTCGACCGGGTCGCGGCGGCCCTGGCGGGCGAGGGCGTCACGGCCGGCACCCGGGTGGCCTGGCAGCTCCCCACGCGGATCAGCACCCTGCTGGTGATGATCGCGCTGCGCCGGCTCGGGGCCCTGCAGGCGCCGGTCATCCCGATCTACCGCGAGCGGGAGGTGGGCGCCGCGCTCGCCGCCGTCGACGCGGAGGTCTTCCTGGTGCCGGGGACGTGGCGGGGCACCGACTTCACGGCGATCGCCCAGGCGGTCGCCGCCGCCGGCGGGCCCGCGCCCCGACTGCTGGAGATCGGCCACGACGCGCCGGAGGCCGACCCGCCCGGCGCGGTCGCGGGCCAGGACCCCCGTCCGGACCAGCGGGCGGACCAGCGGGCGGACCACCGGGCGGACCACCTCCCGGACGAGGTGCGCTGGATCTACTTCACCTCCGGGTCCACCGGCATCCCGAAGGGGGCGCGGCACAGCGACGGCACGCTGCTGGCGACCGCGGTCTGTTTCGCCGGCGTGAGCGGTCTCGGCCGGGCCGCGGGGGAGGTCGGCGCGGTCGGCTTCCCGGTGGCGCACGTCGGCGGGATCCAGTACCTCATCGCCGCGCTCGCCGCCGGCTTCCCGATCCTGCTGCTCGAGGCGTTCGTGCCCGACCAGGCCGTGGAGCTCTTCCGCCGCCATGACGTCACCGCCACCGGCGGCAGCACGCCGTTCTACACCGCGCTGCTCGACCTCGCCGCCGCCCGCCCGGGGGAGCCGCTGATCCCGACGCTGCGCAGCCTCAAGGGCGGCGGCGCCCCCTGCCCGCCGCACCTGGTCGGCGAGGTGGACCGGGTGCTCGGCGCGGTGCTC from Frankia alni ACN14a harbors:
- a CDS encoding class I adenylate-forming enzyme family protein, encoding MTSVSSEQSAAGGLAATEAVALAQAAEQWPWLLTAPTVDGLVARRAQATPDALMLVDEHDARLTFAEFDAKVDRVAAALAGEGVTAGTRVAWQLPTRISTLLVMIALRRLGALQAPVIPIYREREVGAALAAVDAEVFLVPGTWRGTDFTAIAQAVAAAGGPAPRLLEIGHDAPEADPPGAVAGQDPRPDQRADQRADHRADHLPDEVRWIYFTSGSTGIPKGARHSDGTLLATAVCFAGVSGLGRAAGEVGAVGFPVAHVGGIQYLIAALAAGFPILLLEAFVPDQAVELFRRHDVTATGGSTPFYTALLDLAAARPGEPLIPTLRSLKGGGAPCPPHLVGEVDRVLGAVLAHDYGMTEVPMVAVAAIADPPDVLAATDGRPVPVNRLRFVDEGGAPLAPGAVGEVQVAGHGVCHGYTDPEATRAAFTADGWFRTGDLGRLLPSGHIEIVGRLKDLIIRKGENIAPQEIEALLGRHPDVAEVAVIGLPDPDRGERVCAVVVARPGRPVPSLSELSAWLREAGLMRQKLPEQLELIDLMPRTGLGKVAKAQLRARFEPRES